A single region of the Acidobacteriota bacterium genome encodes:
- a CDS encoding ATP-binding protein, producing the protein MSTEARSRKVVTLVTGLILAAVVISLAAVSFQRKVETFNTLGFEAVPNGGGWLVTSVDEASSELAPESKLAPVSKLAAGDQILLVNGAEATVRELRESLHSRTESELVVMRDGELLSLTVPRPPVDVDWAYLIQALIAGLFLFIGFYTLLRNRRREGALFFGWSLLYALFFALTPAGIYDGLGRLFYGLEELARILLPALTVHFFLVFPDPLGKRGWSRKVIPFLYLPAAALAVLQADLLLANGRWLLGIDSAREMGLITEQLNTLGLYHLVGFSLAVAAVLIYRVFTYDDWEERRQVQWIAFGLSFGYLPFLAYLVIRDLPVLNRLAQGWIGAEMLQVLAVAPLALVPATFAWSILRYKLWDIDVILRDAVSYSATALLAIAGFSLVNLGVSRSLPDELGLARNLVSFSAGLLFAAMVVPVRQQISTSIERLQYRGHFGRRRRLPELAEQLMQERDLDHLCASLLENLEEALELERANLYLSRGGSLAPARPELLLPASVPFDLMGDDFWHEEVTPISGAPSPSGRAEPAQRLFAAGYRYAFPLVVRGAQVGFALASYKAESRPLNSDDLELVRVLLNQAALAIENAQLVDQLRHQLEEVGRLQRYNEGIIESSPAGTVVLDADDHIVSVNGAFAHLAGCAPDLLEGKPLSEVLPVRPLPEPGSGLMEVSYCELDGEERHLNLSTARFQSDPTRDLRILLVHDISGQVALETALKEKDRLASLGMLAAGVAHEVNTPITGISSYAQMLMEETPESDPRYGLLQKVEKQTFRASRIVNSLLDFARNNQKEYRTVDLGGLIQDTLGLLKERFAKRQIALDWQPLDETVAIHGSEGELQQVLTNLLLNAQDAVAGRENAEVRLALSVDEGPSEPSTVHITVEDNGVGIPAERLDRIFQPFFSTKLNRGGTGLGLSISYDIVRRHGGDLRVTSQAGQGTRFTIELPREV; encoded by the coding sequence ATGTCTACGGAAGCGCGCAGCCGCAAAGTCGTCACTCTGGTTACCGGCCTGATTTTGGCCGCGGTGGTGATTTCCCTGGCCGCGGTGAGCTTCCAGCGCAAGGTCGAGACCTTCAACACCCTCGGTTTCGAAGCCGTCCCCAACGGTGGCGGCTGGCTGGTGACTTCCGTCGACGAGGCGAGCTCGGAGCTGGCCCCAGAATCCAAGCTGGCCCCGGTATCCAAACTGGCAGCCGGAGACCAGATCCTGCTGGTCAACGGCGCCGAGGCCACCGTCCGCGAGCTGCGGGAGAGCCTCCACAGCCGCACCGAGAGCGAGCTGGTGGTGATGCGGGACGGAGAGCTACTCAGCCTCACCGTCCCCCGGCCGCCGGTGGACGTGGATTGGGCCTACCTGATCCAGGCACTCATCGCCGGACTCTTCCTCTTCATCGGCTTCTACACCCTCCTGCGCAATCGCCGCCGCGAAGGAGCTCTCTTCTTCGGCTGGAGTCTGCTCTACGCCCTCTTCTTCGCCCTCACTCCGGCGGGCATCTATGACGGCCTGGGCAGGCTCTTCTACGGCCTCGAAGAGCTGGCGCGCATCCTCCTGCCGGCGCTGACGGTGCACTTCTTCCTGGTCTTCCCCGACCCGCTGGGCAAGCGCGGCTGGAGCCGCAAGGTCATCCCCTTCCTCTATCTGCCGGCGGCGGCGCTGGCGGTGCTGCAGGCGGATTTGCTGCTGGCCAACGGCCGCTGGCTGCTGGGCATCGACAGCGCCCGCGAGATGGGGCTGATCACCGAACAGCTCAACACCCTGGGGCTCTATCACCTGGTGGGCTTCTCCCTGGCGGTGGCGGCGGTGCTGATCTACCGGGTCTTCACCTACGACGATTGGGAAGAGCGGCGCCAGGTCCAGTGGATCGCCTTCGGGCTGAGCTTCGGCTATCTGCCTTTCCTCGCCTACCTGGTGATCCGGGATCTCCCGGTGCTGAATCGCCTGGCGCAGGGCTGGATTGGCGCCGAGATGCTCCAGGTCCTCGCCGTCGCTCCCCTGGCGCTGGTGCCCGCCACCTTCGCCTGGTCGATTCTGCGCTACAAGCTCTGGGACATCGACGTCATCCTGCGCGACGCCGTTTCCTACTCCGCCACCGCCCTCCTCGCCATCGCCGGCTTCAGCCTGGTCAATCTCGGGGTCAGCCGCAGCCTGCCGGACGAGCTGGGCCTGGCCCGCAACCTGGTGTCCTTCAGCGCCGGCCTGCTCTTCGCCGCCATGGTGGTACCGGTGCGGCAGCAGATCTCCACCTCCATCGAGAGGCTCCAATATCGCGGTCATTTTGGCCGCCGGCGTCGGCTCCCGGAGCTCGCCGAGCAGCTGATGCAGGAACGCGATCTGGATCACCTCTGCGCCAGCCTGCTGGAGAATCTCGAAGAGGCGCTAGAGCTAGAACGCGCCAATCTCTACCTCAGCCGCGGCGGCAGCCTGGCGCCGGCGCGGCCCGAGCTGCTACTCCCGGCCAGCGTCCCCTTCGACCTGATGGGTGACGATTTTTGGCATGAGGAGGTCACCCCCATCTCCGGAGCGCCATCGCCCTCCGGCCGGGCCGAGCCCGCTCAGCGACTCTTCGCCGCCGGCTACCGCTACGCCTTCCCGCTGGTGGTGCGCGGCGCCCAGGTCGGCTTCGCCCTCGCCTCCTACAAGGCCGAAAGCCGGCCCCTCAACAGCGACGACCTGGAGTTGGTGCGGGTGCTGCTCAACCAGGCCGCGCTGGCCATTGAGAACGCTCAGCTGGTGGACCAGCTGCGCCATCAGCTGGAAGAAGTGGGGCGGCTGCAGCGCTACAACGAGGGGATCATCGAATCCTCCCCGGCGGGCACCGTGGTGCTGGACGCCGACGATCACATCGTCTCCGTCAACGGGGCTTTCGCCCACCTGGCGGGCTGCGCCCCCGACCTGCTGGAGGGCAAGCCCCTGTCGGAGGTATTGCCGGTGCGCCCCCTACCGGAGCCCGGCTCCGGCCTGATGGAGGTGAGCTACTGCGAGCTGGACGGCGAGGAGCGGCACTTGAATCTCTCCACCGCACGCTTCCAGTCGGACCCAACCCGTGACCTGCGGATCCTGCTGGTTCACGACATCAGCGGCCAGGTGGCGCTGGAGACGGCGCTCAAGGAGAAGGATCGCCTGGCGTCCCTGGGCATGCTCGCCGCCGGCGTCGCCCACGAGGTCAACACCCCCATCACCGGCATCTCCAGCTACGCCCAGATGCTGATGGAGGAGACCCCCGAGAGCGACCCTCGCTACGGCCTGCTGCAGAAGGTGGAAAAGCAGACTTTCCGCGCCTCGCGCATCGTCAACAGCCTGCTGGACTTCGCCCGCAACAATCAGAAGGAATACCGTACCGTCGACCTCGGCGGGCTGATCCAGGACACGCTGGGCCTGCTCAAGGAACGCTTCGCCAAGCGTCAGATTGCCCTCGACTGGCAACCCTTGGACGAAACGGTGGCGATCCACGGCAGCGAGGGCGAGCTGCAGCAGGTGCTGACCAATCTGCTGCTCAACGCCCAGGACGCCGTCGCCGGGCGCGAGAACGCCGAGGTCCGGCTCGCCTTGTCGGTCGACGAGGGGCCGTCGGAACCAAGCACCGTCCACATCACCGTCGAGGACAACGGCGTCGGGATTCCGGCAGAGCGGCTGGACCGCATCTTCCAGCCTTTCTTCTCCACCAAGCTCAATCGTGGTGGTACCGGCCTCGGCCTGTCCATCAGCTACGATATCGTTCGACGGCACGGCGGTGACCTGCGGGTCACCAGCCAGGCCGGCCAGGGCACCCGCTTCACCATCGAGTTGCCCCGGGAGGTCTGA
- a CDS encoding sigma-54 dependent transcriptional regulator has product MNILIIDDEEVLQDVLTSLIRKEGHTTFSARTGEEGIDLLRKEEVDLVLLDLMLPGMSGIEVLQQIRSQDPDMVVVVITAYSSIEGAIEAMRQGAFHYIPKPFKNQEVLLTIRKGLEQRRLTEENRALKEQLRNRFGFDQIIGKSKPMQQVFELIRLAAPSKSNILILGESGTGKELVAKAIHHHSRRSDGPFITVNSGSMPADLLESNLFGHVKGAFTGAVANKKGLFELATNGSIFFDEIGNVPLETQAKLLRVIQEKEFMRLGGVETLTADVRIIAATNADLEEAVQKQSFREDLYYRLNVINLALPPLRKRTEDIPLLAQHFLGHYAEENDKPLREIAAPAMELLLDYHWPGNVRELENVVERAVVLSTGETLDLDLLPLSVRQPSANDLPPAQLPANGLSLKEAVTAYERQLIIKALQASHGVQKHAAELLQVKPTTLHEMMKRLSISVDSIAAS; this is encoded by the coding sequence ATGAACATCCTGATCATCGACGACGAAGAAGTCCTGCAGGACGTCCTGACTTCCCTGATCCGGAAGGAAGGGCACACCACGTTCAGCGCTCGAACCGGTGAGGAAGGCATCGACCTGCTACGCAAGGAGGAGGTCGACCTGGTGCTCCTCGACCTCATGCTGCCGGGCATGTCCGGCATCGAGGTCTTGCAGCAGATCCGCAGCCAGGACCCGGACATGGTGGTGGTGGTGATCACCGCCTACTCCTCCATCGAAGGCGCCATCGAGGCCATGCGCCAGGGCGCCTTCCACTACATCCCCAAGCCGTTCAAGAATCAGGAGGTGCTGCTCACCATCCGCAAGGGGTTGGAGCAGCGACGTCTGACGGAGGAGAATCGGGCGCTCAAGGAGCAGCTGCGCAACCGTTTCGGCTTCGACCAGATCATCGGCAAGAGCAAGCCCATGCAGCAGGTCTTCGAGCTGATCCGGCTGGCGGCGCCGTCGAAGAGCAATATCCTGATCCTGGGCGAGAGCGGCACCGGCAAGGAGCTGGTGGCCAAAGCCATCCATCACCACTCTCGGCGTAGCGACGGTCCCTTCATCACCGTCAACTCCGGCTCCATGCCCGCGGACCTGCTGGAGAGCAATCTCTTCGGCCACGTCAAGGGCGCCTTCACCGGCGCGGTGGCCAATAAGAAGGGCCTCTTCGAGCTCGCCACCAACGGCTCCATCTTCTTCGACGAGATCGGCAACGTCCCGCTGGAGACCCAGGCCAAGCTGCTGCGGGTGATCCAGGAGAAGGAGTTCATGCGCCTGGGCGGGGTCGAAACCCTCACCGCCGACGTGCGCATCATCGCCGCCACCAACGCCGACCTGGAGGAGGCGGTGCAGAAGCAGAGCTTCCGCGAGGATCTCTACTACCGCCTCAACGTCATCAACCTGGCCCTGCCGCCGCTGCGCAAGCGCACCGAGGACATTCCCCTGCTGGCCCAGCACTTCCTCGGCCATTACGCCGAGGAGAACGACAAGCCCCTACGGGAGATCGCCGCACCGGCCATGGAGCTGCTGCTGGACTATCACTGGCCGGGCAACGTGCGGGAGCTGGAGAACGTCGTCGAGCGGGCGGTGGTGCTATCCACCGGCGAGACCCTGGATCTCGACCTTTTGCCCCTGTCGGTGCGCCAGCCCAGCGCCAACGACCTGCCGCCGGCCCAGCTCCCCGCCAACGGCCTCTCGCTCAAGGAAGCGGTCACCGCCTACGAGCGCCAGCTGATCATCAAGGCCCTGCAAGCCTCCCACGGCGTTCAGAAACACGCCGCCGAGCTACTCCAGGTCAAGCCGACGACGCTGCACGAGATGATGAAACGACTGAGCATCTCGGTGGACAGCATCGCCGCCAGCTGA